A genome region from Candidatus Poribacteria bacterium includes the following:
- a CDS encoding ABC transporter permease, whose translation MIINSKSFPAYFALFKVTFRQMFWSRRTALILLGCLLPIVIALVFRFIVRSGGMANRFIPQITLILYGLLVNLCAIFYGTAIISDEIDGKGLTYLQMRPLRKSAILLSKFVAYFLGTIALIAVSHLILTGVMVTHPRLDKSVLFQFGMSLRYTVSLTLALLVYGALAAVLAAKFKNPVLWGLIFVMGWERIASSPLMTVGIKRLSISHYLFVLFPSYKLPRSQLNAFLGSSPPPAWVALLVICLLTVVFLYFAIRIFREREYLM comes from the coding sequence ATGATTATCAATTCCAAATCTTTTCCTGCCTATTTCGCGCTCTTTAAGGTAACGTTCCGCCAGATGTTCTGGAGTCGTCGAACCGCATTAATTCTGCTCGGATGCCTGCTACCGATTGTCATTGCCCTCGTCTTTCGGTTTATCGTACGAAGCGGTGGAATGGCGAATCGGTTCATTCCACAGATAACCCTTATTTTGTACGGACTTTTAGTGAACCTGTGTGCGATTTTTTATGGAACCGCTATTATCTCCGATGAGATTGATGGCAAAGGCTTGACGTATCTCCAGATGCGTCCGCTCCGTAAATCGGCAATTCTCCTTAGTAAGTTCGTAGCCTATTTCCTTGGCACTATTGCCCTCATTGCTGTATCACACCTGATTCTGACAGGCGTTATGGTAACACATCCGAGACTCGACAAAAGTGTGTTGTTTCAGTTTGGGATGAGTTTGCGGTACACAGTCTCGTTGACGTTGGCGTTGTTAGTTTACGGGGCACTCGCAGCCGTTTTAGCAGCAAAGTTTAAGAATCCCGTCCTCTGGGGATTAATATTCGTGATGGGTTGGGAAAGAATTGCCTCAAGCCCGTTAATGACAGTGGGAATTAAGCGATTATCTATATCCCACTACCTTTTTGTCCTATTTCCGAGTTACAAACTACCGCGAAGCCAACTTAATGCGTTCTTAGGGAGTTCACCGCCCCCAGCATGGGTGGCACTTTTGGTTATTTGTTTGTTGACGGTAGTGTTCCTGTATTTCGCTATTAGAATCTTTAGGGAGCGCGAATACTTGATGTAA
- a CDS encoding aldo/keto reductase, with amino-acid sequence MEYVNFGKVGVKVSPLALGLGLRGQGDADAAHRLIEHAIDSGINLIDCANIYGLMDDRANVGRSEEILGKAIRGKRDDVVITSKVFSQMGPGPNDTGLSRYHIMREVERSLKRLNTDHIDVYLIHAYDETTPQEETIRALDDLVRSGKTRYIGCCNHQAWQACKALWIADSINATPYMCIQNMYNLLNRDLETEMFGLVREEGLGVMCYSPLAVGLLSGVYSPDEPPPAGTLWAKRQDAFSQRMSGATGQVISTLKRLAAELGKTPAQLAVAWVLSHPEVTIAISGSDTIEQLDDTLGSVGWELDSAVREELDEVSRSFVRLIAPPA; translated from the coding sequence ATGGAGTATGTCAATTTTGGAAAGGTGGGGGTTAAAGTGAGCCCGCTCGCGTTAGGCTTAGGACTCAGAGGACAAGGCGACGCCGATGCCGCCCACAGACTCATTGAGCACGCCATTGACTCGGGTATCAACCTCATCGACTGCGCTAACATCTATGGACTGATGGACGATCGCGCCAACGTTGGTCGTTCTGAGGAGATCCTTGGTAAAGCGATTCGAGGGAAACGTGATGATGTTGTGATTACGTCAAAGGTTTTCAGTCAGATGGGTCCGGGTCCGAACGATACTGGCTTGTCGCGCTACCATATCATGCGTGAGGTTGAACGTTCCTTGAAGCGACTCAATACCGACCATATTGATGTCTACCTCATTCACGCCTATGATGAGACAACGCCACAGGAAGAGACGATTCGGGCATTAGACGATCTGGTACGTTCGGGTAAGACGCGTTATATCGGTTGCTGTAATCATCAGGCGTGGCAGGCGTGTAAGGCACTCTGGATCGCCGATAGCATCAACGCAACGCCTTATATGTGCATCCAGAATATGTATAACCTTCTGAATCGGGATTTGGAGACGGAGATGTTCGGTCTGGTCCGTGAGGAAGGGTTAGGGGTCATGTGTTACAGTCCGTTAGCGGTCGGTCTGTTGAGCGGTGTCTATTCTCCTGATGAACCACCACCGGCTGGTACGTTATGGGCAAAACGCCAAGATGCGTTTTCGCAGCGGATGAGTGGTGCAACTGGACAGGTGATTTCAACTCTCAAGCGGTTGGCAGCCGAATTGGGCAAAACACCAGCACAACTCGCCGTGGCGTGGGTGCTTTCACATCCAGAAGTCACCATCGCCATCAGTGGCAGCGACACAATTGAGCAACTCGACGATACACTCGGCAGTGTCGGTTGGGAACTCGATTCAGCCGTTCGCGAAGAGTTAGATGAGGTTTCTCGCTCGTTTGTCCGTCTCATCGCACCGCCAGCTTAA
- a CDS encoding RluA family pseudouridine synthase, producing MTNQTRDYHVQEDQHSTRLDRFLIRTTEGVSRTYLQKLIRAGEVTVNDKITKQPSYQLQDGDRVCLTFPAPRPLDTLQPEKVALDILHEDSHLIVLNKPAGMLVHPANGVNVGTLVNALLAHCRADLSGIGGVERPGIVHRLDKDTSGILVVAKTDVVHRGLAVQFEKHSITRQYVAVVCGTPTKTAGTIDAQIARSRRDRRRMTTIETGGRHAVTHYEILEAYPKFAFMQLRLETGRLHQIRVHLQHIGHPVAGDAIYGGEQRALNDADTVELRQVLVLLKRQALHARLLGFVHPATSENLTFSAPMPKDMQRVVGALRRAASGLYQS from the coding sequence TTGACAAACCAGACGCGAGATTATCACGTCCAAGAAGATCAGCACAGCACCCGCTTGGACAGATTTCTAATCCGTACAACTGAAGGGGTCTCTCGGACTTACCTCCAGAAACTGATTCGCGCGGGTGAAGTCACTGTCAACGACAAAATTACCAAACAACCGAGTTATCAGCTTCAAGACGGGGACCGAGTCTGTTTGACGTTTCCTGCCCCGCGTCCTTTGGATACCCTACAGCCTGAGAAGGTCGCACTTGATATCCTTCACGAGGATAGCCACTTGATTGTTTTGAACAAACCCGCAGGAATGCTCGTTCATCCGGCAAATGGGGTGAATGTCGGAACGCTTGTCAACGCGCTCCTCGCGCACTGTCGGGCAGACCTGTCCGGTATTGGTGGAGTGGAGAGACCAGGGATTGTTCACAGGTTGGACAAGGATACCTCGGGAATTCTGGTTGTTGCGAAAACGGATGTTGTACATCGCGGGCTCGCCGTTCAGTTTGAGAAGCATAGTATTACCCGGCAATACGTCGCTGTCGTCTGTGGTACACCTACCAAAACTGCTGGCACGATAGATGCTCAGATTGCTCGGAGTCGACGGGACCGGCGACGGATGACAACGATTGAAACCGGCGGACGACATGCCGTCACGCACTACGAAATTTTGGAAGCGTATCCGAAGTTTGCATTTATGCAGCTCAGGTTAGAAACCGGACGACTCCATCAGATTCGTGTGCATCTGCAACATATCGGTCATCCGGTAGCCGGGGATGCAATTTATGGTGGAGAACAGCGTGCCTTAAACGATGCAGATACGGTTGAACTGCGACAAGTGCTTGTTCTCCTAAAACGGCAAGCGTTGCATGCCAGGCTTCTCGGTTTTGTGCATCCCGCTACAAGCGAAAATTTAACCTTTTCAGCACCGATGCCGAAAGATATGCAGCGGGTCGTTGGTGCTTTGAGGCGAGCGGCATCAGGGTTGTACCAATCGTGA
- a CDS encoding phytanoyl-CoA dioxygenase family protein, translating into MNQHDFTVTDSEINFFKTFGYLSFPQLMADRITAIQDAFEAVWQERGGGHDGKPHEGTARSCIVPFIDQHEELCSLLDDPRILAIAKTLLGDDFNYMGSDGNFYVGDTGWHSDGGHKLEDPMHIKIAFYLDPLTRDTGALRVIPGSHLFGDNYADGLSKQVGKSQELWEIHGRDVPATVFETTPGDLVLFNHNTKHAAFGGGIRRRMFTMNLCQRYPNDKLDALQAYIGGSARFWIDRKYGEKMTRTATPERWIHLEQVRANDGHLAELSRQARERMNEPSRG; encoded by the coding sequence ATGAATCAGCACGATTTCACTGTCACCGATTCGGAAATTAATTTTTTCAAGACGTTCGGTTACCTCAGTTTTCCACAACTGATGGCAGACCGGATCACAGCGATTCAAGATGCTTTTGAAGCCGTCTGGCAGGAGAGAGGCGGCGGTCATGACGGTAAACCGCATGAAGGGACTGCCCGTTCCTGTATCGTCCCGTTCATCGATCAACACGAAGAATTGTGCTCACTACTGGACGATCCGAGGATCCTCGCCATCGCGAAGACGTTGCTCGGTGACGACTTCAACTATATGGGCAGCGACGGTAATTTCTATGTCGGCGATACAGGATGGCACTCGGACGGCGGACATAAGTTAGAAGACCCGATGCATATAAAAATTGCATTCTATCTCGATCCGCTGACGCGCGATACGGGGGCACTTCGCGTCATTCCCGGTAGTCACCTATTCGGCGATAACTATGCCGATGGACTCTCAAAGCAGGTCGGCAAGAGCCAAGAACTCTGGGAAATACATGGACGGGATGTGCCAGCAACGGTTTTTGAGACAACTCCGGGCGATTTGGTGCTGTTCAATCATAACACAAAACACGCTGCTTTCGGTGGTGGAATCCGCCGACGGATGTTCACCATGAACCTGTGTCAACGGTATCCTAATGACAAGTTAGATGCGTTGCAAGCCTATATAGGTGGCTCTGCACGGTTCTGGATTGACCGGAAGTATGGCGAGAAGATGACACGTACGGCAACGCCCGAACGGTGGATACACCTCGAACAGGTCAGGGCAAACGATGGGCACTTGGCTGAACTCTCGCGCCAAGCCCGGGAACGGATGAATGAACCGTCACGCGGATAG
- a CDS encoding sugar phosphate isomerase/epimerase: MKLSCLPVSLYDDIFSGKSSVANWIQFGAELGLDAVDFSIKFFPERDAATLNHTITALEKFDVRPCMLACYSDFTHPDPTQRQQELVNLKADIELAKTLGAKFIRVTAGQNHPGVERTSGVEWVIDGFRRALDTAESHGITLAYENHTKGAPWDYWDFSQPTEIFLEILNALSDTPLGVCFDTANPLVLNEDVLALLDEVVARVVVLHIFDMREAGKFEAVRVGTGASPIPEVFSRMRRAGYDGWLSIEEASRLGKEGFTESIAFVREAWQRALSA, from the coding sequence ATGAAACTCAGCTGTCTCCCCGTCTCTCTTTATGACGACATCTTTTCTGGAAAAAGCAGCGTTGCTAACTGGATTCAATTCGGCGCGGAATTAGGGTTAGATGCAGTCGATTTCAGCATCAAATTCTTCCCAGAACGCGATGCAGCGACATTGAATCACACGATCACCGCGCTGGAAAAGTTTGATGTCCGTCCGTGCATGCTCGCCTGCTACTCCGACTTCACACATCCCGATCCAACCCAACGCCAGCAAGAGTTAGTCAATCTAAAGGCAGACATTGAATTAGCAAAGACGTTAGGAGCAAAATTCATTCGTGTGACCGCAGGACAAAACCATCCGGGTGTCGAACGCACATCTGGAGTTGAGTGGGTAATAGACGGATTCCGTCGCGCACTTGACACAGCCGAAAGCCACGGTATCACCCTCGCCTACGAGAATCATACCAAAGGCGCGCCTTGGGATTATTGGGACTTCTCACAACCGACAGAGATTTTTTTAGAGATCCTGAATGCCCTCTCGGACACGCCGCTTGGTGTCTGTTTCGACACAGCAAACCCACTCGTTCTCAATGAAGATGTTTTGGCACTTTTGGACGAAGTCGTTGCGCGCGTCGTTGTGCTTCATATCTTTGATATGCGTGAAGCAGGAAAGTTCGAGGCGGTTCGGGTTGGCACGGGTGCCTCACCGATTCCAGAGGTCTTCTCTCGTATGAGACGGGCGGGTTATGACGGCTGGCTTAGCATCGAAGAAGCCAGCCGTTTAGGAAAAGAAGGTTTTACAGAATCCATCGCGTTTGTTCGAGAGGCGTGGCAACGGGCACTATCCGCGTGA